The proteins below are encoded in one region of Helianthus annuus cultivar XRQ/B chromosome 2, HanXRQr2.0-SUNRISE, whole genome shotgun sequence:
- the LOC110914270 gene encoding polyadenylate-binding protein RBP47 translates to MQSSTNGAVSDPQQQQSQNTAATTAAPAVVGVGPQQQQWVAMQYPAAAMVMQHHMMAPSPGHYPIAPSYMPYHPHHLHHPVAQQPQQGGGGGGGGGGENRTIWVGDLHNWMDEDYLRNCFASTGEVASIKVIRNKQTGFSEGYGFVEFFSHNAAEKVLQTYTCIAMPNTEQPFRLNWATFSMGDKRSNNGSDLSIFVGDLAADVTDTLLHETFANKYPSVKAAKVVIDANTGRSKGYGFVRFGDDGERTQAMTEMNGTYCSTRPMRIGAATPRKSSGYQQQYGSQGGYISNGGSHSDGDSNNTTIFVGGLDPTVSDEDLKQPFSQYGEIVSVKIPIGKGCGFVQFANRNNAEEALQKLNGTTIGKQTVRLSWGRNPANKQRNEFGNQWGGPYYGGHVFDGYEYAMTPPHDPSMYAAAYGGYPMYGIHQQQVS, encoded by the exons ATGCAATCAAGTACCAACGGTGCTGTGTCTGATCCACAGCAACAACAATCCCAGAACACTGCGGCGACAACGGCGGCGCCGGCGGTCGTGGGTGTGGGGCCACAGCAGCAGCAGTGGGTGGCGATGCAGTATCCGGCGGCGGCGATGGTAATGCAGCATCATATGATGGCGCCGTCACCGGGACATTACCCCATCGCTCCGAGCTACATGCCGTATCATCCTCACCATTTACATCATCCGGTGGCGCAACAGCCGCAGcagggtggcggcggcggcggcggtggtggtggtgagaatAGGACGATCTGGGTCGGTGATCTTCATAATTGGATGGATGAGGATTACCTGCGTAACTGCTTTGCTTCTACCGGCGAg GTTGCTTCAATTAAAGTTATTCGCAACAAACAAACAGGTTTCTCAGAAGGATACGGATTTGTGGAGTTCTTTTCACATAACGCAGCGGAAAAGGTTCTGCAAACTTACACATGCATTGCTATGCCTAACACAGAACAACCATTCCGTTTGAACTGGGCCACATTTAGCATGGGAGACAAACGTTCAAACAACGGTTCAGATCTTTCAATATTCGTAGGAGATTTAGCTGCAGATGTAACTGATACTTTATTACATGAAACTTTTGCTAATAAATATCCGTCTGTTAAAGCTGCTAAAGTTGTCATCGATGCAAATACGGGCCGCTCTAAAGGTTATGGTTTTGTAAGGTTTGGAGATGATGGTGAGAGGACTCAAGCCATGACTGAAATGAATGGAACTTATTGTTCAACCCGGCCCATGCGTATTGGCGCTGCTACTCCGAGAAAGTCATCTGGTTACCAACAACAATATGGTTCACAAG GTGGTTATATATCAAATGGTGGCTCTCATTCTGATGGAGATTCAAATAATACCACG ATCTTCGTGGGAGGGCTTGACCCGACAGTTAGTGACGAGGACCTTAAGCAGCCTTTCTCTCAGTACGGTGAAATAGTTTCAGTTAAAATACCCATCGGTAAAGGATGCGGCTTTGTACAATTTGCCAACAG AAATAATGCTGAAGAGGCACTGCAGAAATTAAATGGCACCACGATTGGCAAGCAGACTGTGCGACTTTCTTGGGGACGTAACCCAGCAAATAAACAG AGAAACGAGTTTGGGAACCAATGGGGCGGGCCATACTACGGAGGGCACGTCTTTGATGGGTACGAATACGCGATGACGCCACCTCACGACCCGAGCATGTACGCTGCGGCATATGGGGGTTATCCAATGTATGGCATTCATCAACAACAAGTAAGCTAG
- the LOC110888748 gene encoding uncharacterized protein LOC110888748, with protein MEAVDSVGLSGGLICMWDEDFFQMEESNKNRNFLHIKGRMVGCNEYVNFLNIYMPQGITAKKDLWDALSVIVNSLDGLWIIGGDFNSVRFREERRNCSFKSSCANNFNSFIYDAGLFEYDLRGARFTWRSENGKKLSKPDRFLVNSEFFNNWPEARVQALPRLWSDHCPIILISKSVNFGARPFRVFNSWLGKEGFSEVVEEACSNFSCPGYPPDVFLVRKLGYIRCKLREWRDKMIRKDCEVCSRAMEEIAAIESILDSRELSEEEEWILAENKNIVAEIEYAKVMDLKQRSRVKWAKEGDENSKFFHSLINCRKLAIRSMA; from the coding sequence ATGGAGGCAGTGGATTCAGTGGGCCTTTCGGGAGGTTTGATTTGTATGTGGGACGAAGACTTCTTTCAGATGGAGGAATCCAACAAAAACAGAAATTTTCTTCATATTAAGGGTAGGATGGTTGGGTGTAATGAGTATGTTAATTTCCTGAACATATATATGCCTCAAGGGATTACGGCAAAGAAGGATTTGTGGGATGCGTTGAGTGTTATTGTCAATAGCTTGGATGGTTTATGGATTATTGGTGGAGATTTCAATTCGGTTAGATTTCGTGAAGAAAGGAGGAATTGTTCCTTCAAATCTTCTTGTGCCAATAACTTCAATTCGTTTATTTACGATGCAGGGTTGTTTGAATATGATTTGAGGGGAGCTCGGTTCACTTGGCGCTCGGAGAATGGGAAGAAACTTAGTAAACCGGATAGGTTCTTGGTTAATTCTGAGTTCTTTAATAATTGGCCAGAAGCGCGTGTTCAGGCCCTCCCGAGGCTATGGTCCGATCATTGTCCTATAATTTTGATTTCGAAGTCGGTTAACTTTGGAGCTCGGCCGTTCCGTGTATTTAATTCTTGGTTGGGGAAAGAGGGATTCTCAGAGGTGGTAGAGGAGGCGTGCTCTAATTTCTCTTGTCCAGGTTATCCTCCTGATGTTTTTTTAGTCAGAAAATTGGGATATATTCGGTGCAAGTTAAGGGAGTGGAGAGATAAGATGATTCGTAAGGATTGTGAGGTTTGTTCTcgtgccatggaagaaattgcggCGATCGAATCTATTTTAGATTCCAGAGAGTTAAGCGAAGAGGAGGAATGGATTTTGGCGGAGAATAAGAATATTGTTGCCGAGATTGAGTATGCTAAAGTTATGGACCTGAAACAAAGATCCCGGGTTAAGTGGGCAAAGGAAGGTGATGAAAATTCCAAATTTTTTCATTCGTTAATCAACTGTAGAAAGCTAGCAATACGATCCATGGCTTGA